The Zingiber officinale cultivar Zhangliang chromosome 2A, Zo_v1.1, whole genome shotgun sequence genomic sequence CTTCCCGATGTCCCGCATGGGCGCTTCATCGGATGACCCCTGGTTGGCTTGGGCCAGTTTGGACGAAGTTTGGAACAGTGCCTGATGGAACAGAATAGGGACGGGCGATGCGTCCCCCGGGGTGCCGGTCTGCCCCTTATTTTGTGCCCCTGTGGAGTATTGCTCCGGTCGATCTTCTTGTatcgctcggccacctgatgctgaggTTGCCTGCTGCGCCATCCGCTCGGCTAATGCCTTCTGCTGCTGCTGCTCTACCATTTTTGCTGCTCTCGCCTCGATAagagcatcgagctcctcctgggaaaGCGTCACAGTGTGCGGTCGTCTGGCTCCTTCCATCTTCtccgctcggattcaggtgcgttcccacagacgacgtcaatttgatcctgtccgagagctaAGTCGACGGAAGCCGGGGAAGTGGCGCTCTCTGTTGCCTCCATGTGGTATTCGTGATGACGtgggctccggtgaacctgcaataaagccgagccgggaaggggttcccggcaatggccctccaacgctcaagtcaggcaacgaggagAAGCAGAAACAGAGTAACgaaactgtggctacagtagatgagTGATCATACCTCTGTTGAagtttgggggtccttatataggacccctggGAGGCGCGTGCACGTTTCTCGAGGCATGCACGATTCCCAAAGTGTATCCCAAAATAGATGAGTCAGAAAAGCATGACTGACGCCAtgccgcaatcgtccgagcatatctctaacgtgacagtagaaacttccaccgtacgattttcTGTCTGGTCCGGTCGCCGACCATACTGTCTGTCCGCGgcacatgtctcgagaaggatatcttcAATTGTCCCCTTTGTCTGCTTCTGTGCCTTTTGTTTGTTATCGTGCCGGGGCGGGTGAGTCGCTCGACCATATACTCGGACGAATGTGACCTTCGCTGTTCTATGGTCCAGCCGAGCGAGCCGGACGCTCGGCATATCAGCCATCGTATGCCAACTCAGGAACGTCGGAAACCCTACCCGCAGGCGAGCTATTTCCGCGCCTATCGAGGCGCTACCCCAGCCGGTCGACCAGGCGACCTCCCCCGATCGGCCAGGTACTatggttgaccctcttgactttgacctccgcgTGTCATTGACCCCTACCTGGGTGGACCCTCCTATTCTTATCATCGGATCAATATACACtttgataatttcaaaatcttacgtGGTTTGGtaaaaaactgaaaaaaaaaacgaTAATTTATTAGAGCAATGAAATTAGGTAGCTTGAAAACACCAAAACACCAAAGTTGGCTGATCATCCATTTACTGAAAAactatcaaatttatttaaatattcaaTCCCAAGCTGCATGCAACAAAGTGAAGAAGAGAGAACAGATGATCAGATTCTGAAATACTCAAGTAATATATAGATggccaattaattaattaattaattaagagccACGTAGACTCCGATCTCCTTTAGATACTTGTCGTACTGGCCAAAGAATCCAACAATCCGACCGTCCGTGACCGGAACAGTGAACTCGTTGCCGCCTCCTTCCCCAAAAGGCCCATGCGTATTTCCGAAGTTGGTCTTAAATTTGAGCTGAGAGATACAACTTTCGCCGTTAAAAGCGCCGACGAACCCAACCATCGAGTTGATATATTCGCCAGGAAGTAGTTCGACCTGCAAGATCGATCGATCGATATAACGATGTTTACTATCCATGAATATATAATGTTCGCGACTTCACGTACCGTGTGATATCTGCCACCACCGCCACCTAGTCGACGTGTTTCAACATTTTTCCCATCGACAATGTAGGATATCTCCAAATTATCGACGACTACTCCGGTGTGGAGTCTGACCTTTGTGATTTGGGACGCAGATCGACCAATGTCAAAGTTGCAGTCTCCGGCGACTCCCCATGGCCCAACCTTGATGTTATTTTGAAAACCTAAAACATATGTATATCAGAATTTAATAACTTGTCATTAATTACTGTAAAAACAAGAGGATAGTCACTGATGCGTGTGAAATCCTCAAAGATAGCAGCCACTTGGCCTTCCAATGACTCCAGGTCACGCTGCCACTGCTTGGCTTCCTCACTTGCAAGTCTTCCCTCGCGCTTGGCTTCTTCGATCTTACTTTTGATATCATGTCGTTTAGCTTTCAgcttttctatttctttcttcAACTTCTTGATTCCGATTTTGGGCTTCCCGCCGGATTTCGATAACCAGTTGAAGCACTTGTTGACGTCCACGTTGAAATTTAAGTTGGTGCAAGCCATGGCTAGCTAGATAGCTGCAGCAGGCCGATCGAGGCTTTGGTAGCGATGGAGGAGGATTCACAAGGCTGAGAAGCGGATCGTTAACTAGATCTCATGAGCTAgccagagagagagagaaagataaAACTAagacaagggagaagaagaggccATCGTTGGTTGAAGCAGTCGTAAGCGCATCTCTAATAATTATAATTCTaaataagattttttaaatacttttaataTGTCACATcgataatataaaattttattaaaacatCTGCTTTgatctttaaataatttttttttatccaattCATAACATATGCTTAGATAAATCTAtacatattatattaattttaaaataaaagaacagatttaaaattttactattactcttaaattataaattttaaacctCATTTCGATAATAGTTCcaacttttttatttaattttatcaaacaaATTTTACACTGAAGATACCCTTCATTCAATAAGATATTAATTGTTAATACATCCCACTTGAATCAATAGAAAACTTCAAtccagttattttttttttaatattacatCTCTTCCTAGTATTTTTAATATTCTCAAGGGCAAGCAATCTCTTGCaaccaaataatatatatatatatatatatatataatttcttctcttcagtttttcttttatttctatttctgtttttcttcctcctctttctcttttatttttatttcttatacAATCGAAAGAAATACAGATGCAAAAATACTATTaaattaagaaataaaaaaattaaacagaaGTCCATCTAGACTCCCCGATTTACTTTGAGATGCCTGGATGAGCTTGGGATGTCCAAATACGCCTAGACGGGATTCAAGGTGCTCGGATGGACTTTCGAACGTCTAAATTTATACTCCGTGATCCATGAATGTATAGGGTATCAAATTACTTTTTGCTTGAATCcaggtatatatatatacctgGATTCAAGCATATTGTATTTTTTTAGgagtatataatatatatttagggtttaaaattttaagatttaagagTTGGATTATAATAAATTTGATTCAATAAGGTTTTTCCTCTAGGGTTAAGGTTTTCCTCTTAGTTTATAATGTTCAAGTCAAGATTAATAATTTTAGATACTCACGGGGTATATTATATGAATTTAAAGtttaagattttagaatttaggaGTTGAATTATAATGTAtttaagctaataagattttcTTCTAAGGTTAACTTCTTTATTGGgttatagaaaataaaaaattcatatGCTTCATATGAATATAGTATTTCTTtggaaatatatttattaaagtctatatatatatatatatatatatatatatatatatatatatatatatatatatatatatatataaatttataaacaattatttatagatatatatatatatatatatatatatatatatatagttcaaGCTCAATtcgattaatttttaagttaaatttttttaaagattttatcttTAGGATTTAGACTTCCTAATTGGATTATAatgtttagttaaaaaaattaaaataaaataaatttaagtatatacggagtattgtaatatgtttaggGATATATTAATCTATTAgagatttatataaggaaatgctgatttttttaattcaaaatcttaaaaaataataatagatattgttttttattttttaaattttgaattaaaaaaattaattaaaatattttttaagattttatttttaaggttGAGGATTCAATTGAgttataattttttagttaaaataaaaaattaaaaataaaataaatttaagtatttataggGTGTCATAATAGGTTTAGGGGATATATCTATATGTTAGCGATTTATATAGGAAAatgttagaattttttaaattcaaaatctaaaaaaaaaataatttaaaaaaaaaacggaTATGCTGCGCTATGCGTACAGTCGCGCATACTGTGcacatcacaccatatcacaactAATTAATATTAATAAGAAGATATCAATTAGCCGAGTATTAAGGAAATGATAGGGGAAGATTTGATGATAGGAGAAGAGAAAATGAcacttttttcttataaactaatGAAGTCCATTGTGTGCGTAGATATGAAAGACACCTCTCAACTGCTTGTTCCAAAATGTCCATTTTGTCACCCCGAGGGTAATCGTCCAGTGAGAGTGTGCTTTCTTAATTTTTCAGACACCTACAGACTAAAtcctaattttaataaattaataaattaattttatttaatagacGGTTATTCTAAAAATATTGAGCTGATGATCTATTGCTacgaatatttttttaatttatcttttgaTCGATCAAAAAATTTTCATTACACTAAATCAGTCATCCAGAATTAATCCATATGAATTGGATAGCTAAAGTCAATTTAAGACCATCAGGTTGGGTTGGCCGCAATAGTTGATTGACTGAAACAATAACATACATGTTTGTGGAAAATCTTTAACCGAGTCATTTAATTTGATTCTCTGAACATTAAGCCAATAGGAATTTAGAAACAATATTCTTTGACTATTGAAAGATTGCCTCCACATTAGCAAAAGGACATGACAATTATTTTCTGTTGACTCTAAATATGGCAACCACTTTCATCATGTTagctaattaaattaattaattaaaagcaTAAAAGCTATGACAGTGAATCACAGTACATATTTCTTGTATTTCAAAAATGTCAATTAAGGGAAGTGAAGCAAACGACAGATGAAAACAAGACAAGAGATTGGTTCGTTTAAAAATCAAACTTGTTAATCATAGATAAATAAAGTTAACTCAAGAATTATTGAAGTAAAAGATGATAATATTTATTCAAGGGTTCAGGATTGTCAGTCTTTTGACTAGGTATAGACAGATAAATTACAAGGACATTTTGCACAATGCCCTTTGGTCGAATTTATCCAATTCAATTTGAACGACATGCATATACAATCtttcagaaaatttaataaaaaattctttgagcttaaaaattttgaattggaTTGAATGAATTTTTAGTTCTTAGGATTGTATTAGGAGTTTTGTGTTGaatcccgtggttattttgatatgatcaaccaagttaggttaggtcctgtttgattttaatccctgtgtctaagtgtgcaggagcttaggaacgcaggaagtcgagcggaagacgcagctagtgagaaggacggcacgggaagggagtcgacgggtttggtgcgtccgagggacgaaagagctgcagaagagtataccggtggacgagaagaacgtacacgatgttcgagggacgagaagccggagcggaagtttgcttgagaagaaggccaaaaattgggttcaggtgaactTTATTCGGTTTGGCGtaatcacccaagcgattggaGCTTCGAAATATGAAAAGGAGTTAAAATGAGTTGGAAAAGCAAGCTGAATGCGCCTCCGCCTCCTATAGGAGCGAGGGAGCCCTCCATGCCTTGAGGGCGTCCTCCATAGCGTCCAAGGCGCCCTCAAGGCCATTGAGGGCGCCCTAAACCCAGTCTAAGTGACCGTTTACGAGTGGATAGAACTTTATCCACTCGCTTgtcttggaggcaccctccaccCCTTTGGAGGCGTCCTTAAGcccgaagataaaattttcagaCCCTATAAAAAGGGCCATAGAGAtaggaaataatcaatcaactTTTGTGCTAACTTTCTAGCAACTCttagagctttcagtgtgtaaaaggcttctccaccttcaaaaaaagagattcttagtgagatgttcaaccgccttagattaacaaccacatagGTTATAACCAAGGCAATCCCTGAgtcttcttttctgttatttcatTGTTGTTGCAgttttaagagttgaaagatcgagaagggtatctttttctttttcaagcaattcaccctcccctcttgccgacctgtTGCGCCAACAAGTGGTGTCAGAGTCCAATAGcgtcagaaggactaaccgtcgtctgaagaaacaaagatcaagacgatggtcggtgcaagtattcccccccccccccccccccgaaattcgacggagacttcgctacatggaaacgccgaatgaaggtattcttcaaaacagaatttgaaattcttttaataatgaaatatggttttacagttccaaaagacaaagaagaatattagtGGACCAAGAAAAAGCAAGCAGATTTCTTAGCGAAATGAGTCGAGTTCCACTTGCTAAGTGTgcttccaccccaggaagtaaatCGGATTGGAGACTACGACTCCGTGAAGgatctctgggagaagttcctggagctccacgaaggtacttcagaagcaaagttagcaaggcggGACATCCTCTAGACTTAGCTAACAAATCTCcagatgaacaatggagaaaatgTAGCGCAGCTCCAAACCTGAATCAAGGAGTTGATAACTCAGCTAAACAATCTCAAAGAAtaggtaacaaaccgagattccatCCGATATGCGCTCAGGCTTTCTCTGGCACTTTagaatgggcatccttagtagatgtatactacatctctaaggactttgaggtaagtacgctagaaaatattttttctactttcgaacttcatgaatctcgaattacaaattcaaaagatgtagaaaagacaaacctcaacattgccctaaaaGCAAGAATGGAAGATCAAGAGTTCGAGACATCCATCGATGAAGACAAAATGGCTCTACCAGTAAGAAGATTCAATAAATTTCTcaagtctaataaatttaaattgcagACAAAGAGAGAGTACCGAAACAAAAGgaaggtccgatgctacaactgcaacgaggaagggcacatcaaggatgactatccaaaattaaagaaaagggacaaggagaagtctcaaagacTGACATCCTCTAaatgcaagagtctgaaggctacatgggatgaatcatcatcctccgaatctgaagtcgaagcctaCGCTAGACTTGCTctaactgttggtgcaggaagcatccaacgatcgaacccgaattttgataatggcaaagggttcaaagttaagattatttgttgtctaacgtacttgaataagtgcttcaggaaagtcctaactgcggttaggcaggtgaaaaccctagggggtggtaacccgtggaggaaaaccctaaggggcggcaaccttaggtcctagggggtggtaaccctaggtggaggaaaatcctaaggggaggtaaccttaggtcctagagggtggtaaccctaggtggagaaaacccctagggggttgtaaccctaggtcataggagttggtaaccctaggcagaaagtccagtcgatctggaggatctgactggcaacaggtaatctctcctgaggggagtatgtaaggacgcgttccctagaagagggaacagtaggcgtcagttcgacctaaggtttccggtcgaaaattcgaagtcagaaccggacagtctaaaGACGGTCAAACCTATTTTTTGTACATTATCtgttgtgttctaactctgttttgcaggtaactaacatttttatgcagggttagatccgacctggatcggtcaaccaaaccatggtatcggtcgaccgaacccctaaaCCAGCAGATCAGATTTACAGAGATTGGACCAGGTTCGACcagaggatcagtcgaccaaaccttgggatcggtcgaccgaatcaagGATCATCGATGACTGGATTAGGCCAGGTTGATCGGGTCAAAGAAGCggaccggtcgaccgaacggcgagatcagtcaaccgaacccgggatgagacttgaccagatcgaagcagaGCGAGCGGATTGGACGGATCGGATAGGAGGAGATCAcctgatcggttgactgaacgcagggatcggtctaccgatccgcCTCCGATCCGCCTCAGGTCAAGCctaatcccgagacttggggatctggatcaactttacagagcctataaaaaggagcctcgggaagcAGCCAAAAATCTATCTCGAACAGAACATCCTGTGCACTCGTACGCTGCTCCGAACGCTCAAGCAACGCTCTGCTGCTCCGACAACTGACGACTAATTTCTACTCATCTCTGTATTGTCGGTATTGTTAATTTTCATTCAGCATCTGTATTCTTTGTAAAAGATTTacgcgattatagttgttgcccacagtaaatgctcaacgagcatggaccttggagtaggagtcgccctaggctccgaaccaagtaaatactctgTGTCTTTGCTGTGGTGTGTTTACTTTTCGTTGCTCTTACTCGAATTTACGATTACgaaacgtgaaagccacgagcgctattcacccctccccccctctagcactttcgatccaacactaacAACgatccatcaagaagaagatgagaccagctcagaaattagcatagatgaagggggaggatcatcagatgAAGAAAGTTGCGATGAAGGGGGGCATCAGAAattaaggtaagtaaggtatgtgaTCTAACTCTCAAGCAGTCCTTTCAGTTCATCAAGATGCttactaaagatttagttaaattgaaaaaggaaaatgaTGAGTTAAGATTAAACTTAGCAAAGGTATGTCCTCTAGAAATGTACGATAAACTAAAATTagagaatgaaaaattgaaaattgaaaattgaaattgaaaagttgaaaaataaCCATGCATACTTGaaaccaaaatcaaaacttagaatttatggtaaattaaactggtatattaaaAAACATCAAGGGCAACTTAGAAGAAAATctaaaggatatgtaccccctagatatctaattaatctagtaggaaggaacttctattgggttccaaaatcatatctaGATTAAACCTGCTGTTAATCTaggctttcagaagaaattaaatgtttaaattccttaaaaggctttgtctagaagtggttgatgatttaataaccaagaaggcctagtgcctcaccacagcttGGAAGTCGATTAtcgaattaaatgtttaattgacagACTGATAAGCAATTAAGACAATGCTTTTCAATTCTTGTCAACATTAAGATAATGCTTTTGAAATTTCTAACTTGgaaattgtttcaaattttgttttaacttcaaattttaaaatttgtaacttgaatattttttttctcttttcgaaATTTTCTAAATTTGTACCTTGTACAAGTTTAAGgggagaaaattattttttttaacttagaaaatttttaaattaaatgttgcaatttcttttattgtAATTTTTATGCTTAAATGTTTAGTAtgataatttctttaaattactacttgtttgttttaccctaatttgaacttgggttgatgcacatcaaaatatgggagattgttagaccccgttgttgttttgatgtgattagccaagttaggttaggtcctatttggttttgatctctatgtctaagtgtacaggagcttaggagcgcaggaagtcgagcggaaaacgcaggtagcgagaaggacgacatgggaagggagccgacgggctcagtgcgtccgaaggacgaaagagctatggaagagtacaccggtggacgataagttggagcggaagcctgctcgatgagaaggtcggaaattgggttcgggtgagctctatttttgttggccacaatcacccaagcgatcggagcttcggaagatgaaaaggagtcaaaaggagttggaaaagcaagctgaaggtgccctcaacacagtgttgaaggcgcctccgcctCCTACAGgagtgagggcaccctccatgcctTGAGGGCGCCCTTCATAGTGTCCGGGGCGCCCTCAAGGCCATTGAGGGCACCCTAAACCCAGTCTAAGTGACCATTTgcgagtggataaaactttatccacttgcttgtcttggaggtgccctccacccctttggaggcgccctcaagcccgAAGATAGAATTTTCGAGCCCTATAAAAAGGGTCCTAGAGTtaggaaataatcaatcaactcttgtactaactttctagcaactcttagagctttcagtgtgtaaaaggcttctccaccttcaaagaaggagattcttagtgagttaTTTAAccatcttggattaataaccacctaagttgtaaccaaatcAATCTCTGAGTCTTCTTTTCTGTTCTTTCATTGTTGTTGCatttttaagagttgaaagatcgaggaggatatctttttttttttcagacaattcacccctcccctcttgacAGCCCGTTGCGCCAACATTTTGAacattttaaatttaagtatttttaaTTATTCAGATATTCAAGTCTTATGATCTGACTAATCCTAAAGATGATCAATTTAATCTCACAAAATGACTATCAATGTAAATTTGAAAGTGCAAATGATAGTCATGAATTtcttatattttttgaatttcaaaccCCAAGTGCATGAGAAACCTCAAGATGCATTTACCACTGCACCGAAGCCTAGGATTACTTGTTAGCACTCTTGATGCATCTAAAGAATAACGATGTGATAAGTATATCAGAgtcttatttttttatcaaataaaataataaaatttaaataaaatgaaaataatataaaaaaatttcatgggcattttaattaattataagagAAATCACtttgtttggtttgtattttcaaaAGATAGTAAAATACAATTttctgaaaatgaaaataaaaatacaaacaaactaaaGCTCCCTAATTTTTTCTAATAGAAATActaaattatttttcattatatgcccaaaaatataattagaCAATGTTACCATGGTGCCAGTCTCAATCTTGACAAATCTAACTCCGCGTTGCCTTAGGTGGAAGGAAAGGAAGTAGATTGGAGAACATCAACATCAATGAGGTAGGTCGATTTACAAGGTCTAATTTAATTTATGATATCTCATAGTGAAGGAAGAAGATCTAtctattgaattaaattaaattagatttgtTACTGAATATAATCTATTAATCTACTACTTCCGATCCTAAGAGGACAAATAATTGAAATTGTACCCACCAAATGCTCTCTGCAATTTTCAGTCTGGCGTTCACACTTCATGCATGTACCATGGAGAGGGAGGTCCAtgctctaaaaaaaaaattataacatctTAATCAAACCGTATCATTTATGATAGTTAAATTATAATACTTATAAAATCTGAATATTAtatgaaataaaattattttaaaatcaattttgtgTGTCATCTCTAATGAAGGGGACTTCGTATATGTTTATTCTATAGTCAAAACCAACTAATTTGGTGCCATAAAAATAGATTTGTTCACATAAAAAACTATGCCGTGTTGATCGGATTTATGGTATTATTTGGTATTTTAGATCTAAAATATCATGTATTGTTTGGGCGTAACTCTAATCCTAATATTAATAGAGAATTCTTGGCCGTTTTGTGAAATAAGTACATCGTCAAATcactataaaattttttttcgtcctctctcctctctctcaaTTCTTCTTCTTCAATTTTTCTTGTGTGTTTCTTCGCTATTGTTGCGGTGCAATCTAAACAGGACCTAATCTTCTACTTGCTGTGTTCAACCAGTTTGAGTTTGATTGAGGCAATGGCAACTGAAGCAACATTATCAAAACAATAACACTTTTTTTTATATCCTCTCTTATAGATAAAAGTAGTAGCTCGTGTTGGGATCTATAGGCGAAAAACAACCTAAAATGTAGTGGAAATTAATCTCTCTAGATATTCATGCGAATTTAGAACTACTCGTATGATTATTCTAGCGAATATGATTGTTACCTTTGATGCATAAACAACTCTTGAAAGTCTTCTAATCCGGGCGATCTAAGCGTGATCAGAATGTTCACGTctttatggtatccacacgagcaCGTCTCTTGTTTCATCTCATAGACTCAGGAATTGGAGAGTCTCACCCACCTTTACCTTCTTGCTAGAGATGACTATTTAAGTTGGCAAAAAGAAAAGGTTAACTCTTCACCTTCTTTTCTCTTTAAAGAGATGGTTATTTAAGATGACAAAAATGAAAAAGGTTAATC encodes the following:
- the LOC122040310 gene encoding protein GOS9-like, translating into MACTNLNFNVDVNKCFNWLSKSGGKPKIGIKKLKKEIEKLKAKRHDIKSKIEEAKREGRLASEEAKQWQRDLESLEGQVAAIFEDFTRISFQNNIKVGPWGVAGDCNFDIGRSASQITKVRLHTGVVVDNLEISYIVDGKNVETRRLGGGGGRYHTVELLPGEYINSMVGFVGAFNGESCISQLKFKTNFGNTHGPFGEGGGNEFTVPVTDGRIVGFFGQYDKYLKEIGVYVALN